A window of the Citrus sinensis cultivar Valencia sweet orange chromosome 9, DVS_A1.0, whole genome shotgun sequence genome harbors these coding sequences:
- the LOC127900066 gene encoding probable carboxylesterase 120, giving the protein MFIVNADGTITRDYSNYPSTTATPDPNDHTIAVSKDVPVNQSNKTWVRIFLPRQALDSSTKTKLPLIVYVHGGGLILLSAATKIYHDLCSDIAARVPAVIVSVDYRLAPEHRLPAAYYDAVGGGNVAYHAALLAAAQVDDLLPLKIRGLILLKPFFGGVKRTESELRLANQPILPPSSTDLLWQLALPIGADRDHEYCNPTARGGSKVLDQFRLLGWRVMVTGGSEDTLFDRQVDLAKMMEQKGVNVVSYFDDSGHSLLRDPIKLEALHVTIKNFILS; this is encoded by the exons ATGTTCATCGTCAACGCCGACGGCACGATCACTCGCGATTACAGCAATTACCCAAGCACCACAGCCACACCCGATCCAAATGACCACACAATTGCTGTCTCCAAAGATGTCCCCGTCAACCAATCAAACAAGACTTGGGTCCGCATATTCCTGCCCCGTCAAGCGCTTGATTCTTCCACCAAGACCAAGCTTCCCCTTATTGTTTATGTCCACGGCGGAGGCCTCATTCTCTTAAGCGCAGCCACAAAAATCTACCATGATTTATGTTCAGATATTGCAGCCCGAGTCCCTGCTGTGATTGTGTCCGTAGATTACAGGCTTGCCCCCGAGCACCGCCTGCCAGCGGCCTACTATGATGCCGT CGGAGGTGGCAACGTAGCTTACCACGCAGCACTGCTAGCAGCGGCGCAAGTTGATGATTTGTTGCCTTTGAAGATCAGAGGTCTGATATTGCTCAAGCCTTTCTTTGGTGGGGTCAAAAGGACGGAGTCAGAGTTGAGGTTGGCGAATCAACCGATTTTACCACCATCTAGTACTGATTTACTGTGGCAGTTGGCATTACCGATCGGGGCCGACCGTGATCATGAGTATTGCAATCCAACGGCCCGAGGTGGGTCAAAGGTTTTAGACCAATTCAGGTTGTTAGGGTGGAGGGTGATGGTGACTGGGGGCAGTGAGGATACGTTGTTTGACCGTCAGGTTGACCTGGCGAAGATGATGGAGCAAAAAGGCGTCAATGTGGTGAGTTATTTTGATGATAGCGGCCACAGTTTGCTTAGAGATCCTATCAAGCTCGAGGCCCTCCATgttaccataaaaaatttcattttgtctTGA